A DNA window from Cystobacter ferrugineus contains the following coding sequences:
- a CDS encoding glutathione S-transferase family protein, whose product MIKLYQSHPSGNCYKVRLLLHQLAIPFETVEVDTAAGQTRTPEFKEKNPIAKVPTVELEPGVFLAESNAILWYFAEGTPFIPSDKLERARMLQWMFFEQYSHEPYIAVARAWVSYYGIPAGKEQELEERIHKGYAALDVMEGELKKRPFFAGDTYSLADIALYAYTHVADEGRFELGRYRAIRAWIERVQAQPRHLRLRDQA is encoded by the coding sequence ATGATCAAGCTCTACCAGTCCCATCCCTCGGGTAATTGCTACAAGGTCCGCCTGCTGTTGCACCAGCTCGCCATTCCCTTCGAGACGGTGGAGGTGGACACCGCCGCCGGGCAGACCCGCACGCCGGAATTCAAGGAGAAGAATCCCATCGCCAAGGTGCCCACGGTGGAGCTGGAGCCGGGCGTCTTCCTCGCCGAGTCCAATGCCATCCTCTGGTACTTCGCCGAGGGCACGCCCTTCATCCCCTCGGACAAGCTGGAGCGGGCGCGGATGCTGCAGTGGATGTTCTTCGAGCAGTACAGCCATGAGCCCTACATCGCCGTGGCGCGCGCGTGGGTCTCCTACTACGGGATTCCCGCGGGCAAGGAGCAGGAGCTGGAGGAGCGCATCCACAAGGGCTACGCCGCGCTGGACGTGATGGAGGGCGAGCTCAAGAAGCGCCCCTTCTTCGCCGGAGACACCTACAGCCTCGCGGACATCGCGCTGTATGCCTATACGCACGTGGCGGACGAGGGCCGCTTCGAGCTGGGACGCTACCGGGCCATCCGCGCCTGGATCGAGCGGGTGCAGGCCCAGCCGCGCCACCTGCGCCTGCGAGACCAGGCATGA
- a CDS encoding RNA ligase RtcB family protein, giving the protein MNSTPPRVRVIASPQSWVEGEALRQLEAAARLPGMRSAVGLPDLHPGKGAPVGAAFTSQGVFYPFLVGNDIGCGMGLWALDLPARKAKPERWAARLDLEGPWEGDAEAMLADAGVRPSGFEASLGTVGGGNHFAEVQRVEAVHDATAFQALKLETDRLLLLVHSGSRGLGEHILRAHVDRHGAGSLAEDSAEARTYLARHDQAVGWARANRATIAERVMRGVGAAGRRVLDVCHNSVTPKTWEGGRGWLHRKGAAPSDQGPVVIPGSRGALSYLVLPLGDGEEHAYSLAHGAGRKWTRTHARERMRERFTPDALLRTSFKSHVVCEDRDLLFEEAPPAYKAIDRVVGDLVDAGLVRVVATLAPLLTYKTRSQRE; this is encoded by the coding sequence ATGAACTCCACCCCACCCCGTGTCCGTGTCATCGCCTCGCCCCAGTCGTGGGTGGAGGGAGAAGCCCTGCGTCAACTCGAGGCCGCCGCGCGGCTTCCCGGCATGCGCTCCGCGGTGGGCCTGCCGGATCTGCACCCGGGCAAGGGTGCTCCCGTGGGCGCCGCGTTCACCTCACAAGGCGTCTTCTATCCCTTCCTGGTGGGCAACGACATCGGGTGCGGCATGGGGCTGTGGGCGTTGGACCTGCCCGCGCGCAAGGCGAAGCCGGAACGATGGGCCGCGCGGTTGGACCTGGAGGGCCCCTGGGAGGGCGACGCGGAGGCGATGCTCGCGGACGCGGGCGTCAGGCCCTCTGGCTTCGAGGCCTCGCTCGGTACCGTGGGCGGCGGCAACCACTTCGCCGAGGTGCAACGGGTGGAGGCGGTGCACGACGCGACGGCCTTCCAGGCACTGAAGCTGGAGACAGACCGATTGCTGCTGCTGGTGCACTCGGGCTCGCGAGGGCTGGGAGAACACATCCTGCGCGCGCACGTGGACCGGCATGGCGCGGGGAGCCTCGCGGAGGACTCGGCCGAGGCGCGCACCTACCTCGCGCGGCATGATCAAGCGGTGGGCTGGGCGCGGGCCAATCGCGCCACCATCGCCGAGCGGGTGATGCGAGGCGTGGGCGCGGCGGGGCGGCGGGTGCTGGATGTCTGCCATAACAGCGTCACACCCAAGACGTGGGAGGGCGGACGGGGCTGGCTGCATCGCAAGGGCGCGGCGCCCTCGGACCAGGGGCCGGTGGTGATTCCCGGCAGCCGCGGCGCGCTGAGCTATCTGGTGCTCCCCCTGGGAGACGGCGAGGAGCATGCCTACAGCCTCGCGCACGGGGCGGGCCGCAAGTGGACACGCACCCATGCCCGCGAGCGCATGCGCGAGCGCTTCACCCCCGATGCGCTCCTGCGCACCTCCTTCAAGAGCCACGTCGTGTGCGAGGATCGCGACCTGCTCTTCGAGGAGGCCCCTCCCGCGTACAAGGCCATTGATCGCGTGGTGGGCGATCTGGTCGATGCTGGACTCGTGCGCGTGGTGGCCACGCTCGCCCCGCTACTTACCTACAAGACCCGGAGCCAGCGGGAGTAG
- a CDS encoding alpha/beta hydrolase, giving the protein MNEPRKRRTKPLADEAAFPLAHHPRPLDSRWALLSVLLLTAVAGCSSNTPPDAAPGGDRPLLWGPCPALPEGATRDPRQTCATLQVPLDHDHPDGRTLELAVSRIVTARPDSRRGVLLLNPGGPGLEGLELPSLYATMLPSEVLDRYDLIGFDPRGVGSSSPVTCGLTDVSLATIFPYPAADGSIDANVALARETAARCAASTSGDVLPFITTANTARDMDRIRQALGEGKISYWGQSYGTYLGAVYASLFAEHTDRMVLEGNIDPSSVWHEGFARFWGVGMASRFPDAASHAAANDDLVHLGRSAEEVTAAYLELASRLDATPASVPGTSVRISGGLFRTFTYSLLQRDEQIPLLVQFWRAIGHLADGTPTAEDAAVLQQLFAQEPARTGVPVDNQTAVFLSLICGDASWPTDIELYRKNTAEDRAAHPLTAGMPFNIWPCAFWKTQPREAPVEVTSQGAHNILLLQNRRDNATPWESGLGMREALGARATFVGVDAGGHYVYGQGSSCADSVSDTFLVTGQLPQDDVFCAN; this is encoded by the coding sequence ATGAATGAGCCGAGAAAAAGAAGAACGAAGCCACTGGCGGACGAGGCTGCCTTCCCCCTCGCGCATCACCCGCGTCCGCTCGATTCGCGGTGGGCGCTGCTCTCCGTCCTGCTCCTGACGGCCGTGGCGGGTTGTTCGAGCAACACCCCTCCCGATGCGGCGCCCGGGGGAGACAGGCCCCTTCTCTGGGGGCCTTGCCCGGCGCTTCCAGAGGGCGCCACCCGGGACCCCCGCCAGACATGTGCGACCCTTCAGGTCCCACTGGATCATGACCACCCGGATGGACGCACCCTCGAGCTCGCGGTCTCGCGAATCGTCACCGCCCGGCCGGACTCCCGACGGGGCGTTCTCTTGTTGAACCCGGGTGGACCGGGGCTCGAAGGACTCGAGCTTCCGAGCCTGTACGCCACCATGCTGCCTTCCGAGGTTCTCGACCGCTACGATCTGATTGGATTCGACCCTCGCGGTGTGGGGTCCAGTTCTCCTGTCACCTGCGGGCTGACCGACGTCAGCCTCGCCACCATCTTTCCGTACCCCGCGGCGGATGGCTCGATCGACGCGAACGTCGCCCTCGCTCGCGAGACCGCGGCTCGATGTGCCGCATCCACCTCGGGTGACGTCCTGCCTTTCATCACCACCGCCAACACCGCCCGCGACATGGATCGGATCCGCCAGGCGTTGGGGGAGGGGAAGATCTCCTACTGGGGCCAGTCCTACGGCACCTACCTGGGGGCCGTGTACGCGTCCTTGTTCGCCGAGCACACCGATCGGATGGTGCTCGAGGGCAATATAGATCCCTCGAGTGTCTGGCATGAGGGCTTCGCCCGCTTCTGGGGGGTGGGCATGGCCAGCCGGTTCCCCGACGCCGCGAGCCATGCCGCGGCCAACGACGACCTCGTGCACCTGGGTAGGTCCGCCGAGGAGGTGACGGCGGCGTACCTCGAGCTGGCGAGTCGGCTCGACGCGACCCCCGCTTCCGTGCCCGGAACGAGCGTGCGGATCTCCGGGGGCCTGTTCCGGACTTTCACCTACTCCCTGTTGCAAAGGGATGAGCAGATTCCGCTCCTCGTCCAATTCTGGAGAGCCATTGGCCACCTCGCCGACGGAACGCCCACCGCCGAGGATGCCGCGGTGCTCCAGCAACTCTTCGCCCAGGAGCCGGCCAGGACGGGCGTCCCCGTCGACAATCAGACGGCTGTCTTCCTGTCACTCATCTGTGGCGACGCGAGCTGGCCCACGGACATCGAGCTCTACCGGAAGAACACCGCCGAGGACCGGGCCGCCCATCCGCTCACCGCCGGCATGCCGTTCAACATCTGGCCGTGCGCCTTCTGGAAGACCCAGCCACGCGAGGCTCCCGTCGAGGTGACCAGCCAGGGAGCGCACAACATCCTCCTGCTGCAGAACCGACGCGACAACGCGACCCCATGGGAGTCCGGGCTGGGCATGCGCGAGGCGCTCGGAGCGCGCGCGACGTTCGTCGGGGTCGACGCGGGTGGCCACTACGTCTACGGTCAGGGTTCATCCTGCGCGGACAGCGTGTCCGACACGTTCCTCGTGACCGGACAACTCCCCCAGGATGACGTCTTCTGCGCGAACTAG
- a CDS encoding GNAT family N-acetyltransferase: MMRILPGDLDDPRVIELLDIHLKSAREETAPGSAHALDLTGLRSPDIRLWTLWEDKTLLGVGALKRLSPEHGEIKSMHTAQSMRGRGAGSAMLRHIIETARASGMSRLSLETGSWDYFRPARALYESHGFVECPPFADYVLDPNSVFMTLEL; this comes from the coding sequence ATGATGCGAATCCTCCCAGGCGACCTCGACGACCCGCGCGTCATCGAGTTGCTCGACATCCACCTGAAGAGCGCCCGGGAGGAAACGGCACCGGGCAGTGCGCACGCCTTGGACCTCACCGGGTTGCGCTCACCCGACATCCGCCTCTGGACGCTCTGGGAGGACAAGACGCTTCTGGGTGTCGGCGCGCTGAAGCGGCTCTCGCCCGAGCATGGGGAGATCAAATCGATGCATACGGCGCAATCCATGCGCGGCCGGGGCGCAGGGAGCGCCATGTTGCGCCACATCATCGAGACCGCACGGGCCAGCGGCATGTCGCGCCTCAGCCTGGAAACGGGCTCCTGGGATTATTTCCGGCCCGCGCGGGCGCTCTACGAGAGCCATGGCTTCGTGGAGTGCCCGCCGTTCGCCGACTATGTGCTCGACCCGAACAGCGTCTTCATGACGCTCGAGCTGTGA
- a CDS encoding glutamate-5-semialdehyde dehydrogenase → MSVAKQDVRSLAETARKASRVLASAPTAQKDEALRAMARRLRAALPTLLAANAEDLAAARAAGKPSAFLDRLLLDAGRVEAMARAVEEVANLKDPVGERTEEWDRPNGLHVSKVRLPLGVVLMIYEARPNVTSDAAALCLKSGNAALLRGGSEAARSNAAIAAALAAGLTEAGLPAASIQPVPPGERETLLELLKLEGLIDLCIPRGGESLIRFVAENARVPVVKHYKGVCHVYVHAAADLEMATRIVLNAKTSRPGVCNAAECLLVDRALAERFLPQVGRELVARGVELRADAASGGILGQAGVAARPATEEDWGREYLELILAIRVVDGLDEALEHIGRYGSEHTEAIVTADAGVAGRFTREAQASAVVWNASTRFNDGGELGLGAEIGISTSRLHAFGPMGLRELTSQKYVIHGQGQVR, encoded by the coding sequence ATGTCCGTTGCCAAGCAAGACGTGCGCTCCCTCGCCGAGACCGCCCGCAAGGCCTCGCGCGTGCTCGCCTCCGCCCCCACCGCCCAGAAGGACGAGGCCCTGCGTGCCATGGCCCGCCGCCTGCGCGCCGCCCTGCCCACGCTCCTGGCCGCCAACGCGGAGGACCTGGCCGCCGCGCGCGCGGCGGGCAAACCCTCGGCCTTCCTGGACCGGCTGCTGTTGGATGCCGGACGGGTGGAGGCCATGGCCCGGGCGGTGGAGGAGGTGGCGAACCTGAAGGATCCGGTGGGCGAGCGGACGGAGGAGTGGGATCGGCCCAACGGCCTGCACGTGAGCAAGGTGCGGCTGCCCCTGGGCGTGGTGCTGATGATCTACGAGGCCCGGCCCAACGTGACGAGTGACGCGGCGGCGCTGTGCCTCAAGAGTGGCAACGCGGCGCTGCTGCGCGGAGGCAGCGAGGCGGCGCGCTCCAACGCGGCCATCGCGGCGGCGCTGGCGGCGGGGCTCACCGAGGCGGGGCTGCCGGCCGCGAGCATCCAGCCGGTGCCCCCGGGCGAGCGCGAGACATTGCTGGAGCTGCTCAAGCTGGAGGGCCTCATCGACCTGTGCATTCCCCGGGGCGGCGAGAGCCTCATCCGCTTCGTGGCGGAGAACGCGCGCGTGCCCGTGGTGAAACACTACAAGGGCGTCTGCCACGTGTACGTGCACGCCGCGGCGGACCTGGAGATGGCCACGCGCATCGTGCTCAACGCCAAGACGAGCCGTCCGGGGGTGTGCAACGCCGCCGAGTGTCTGCTGGTGGACCGGGCCCTCGCCGAGCGCTTCCTGCCCCAGGTGGGCCGGGAGCTGGTGGCGCGGGGCGTGGAGCTGCGCGCGGACGCGGCCTCGGGAGGGATTCTCGGGCAGGCCGGCGTGGCGGCGCGGCCCGCGACCGAGGAGGACTGGGGCCGGGAGTACCTGGAGCTCATCCTGGCCATCCGGGTGGTGGACGGACTGGACGAGGCGCTGGAGCACATCGGCCGCTACGGCAGCGAGCACACCGAGGCCATCGTCACGGCGGACGCCGGGGTGGCCGGGCGCTTCACCCGCGAGGCCCAGGCGAGCGCGGTGGTCTGGAACGCCTCCACGCGCTTCAACGACGGGGGTGAGCTGGGCCTGGGGGCGGAAATCGGGATTTCCACCAGCCGATTGCACGCCTTTGGACCCATGGGCCTGAGAGAATTGACGAGTCAAAAGTACGTCATCCACGGACAGGGCCAGGTGCGCTAG
- a CDS encoding 23S rRNA (pseudouridine(1915)-N(3))-methyltransferase RlmH — protein sequence MKVRLVSVGRDRSGLYEPAVQEYASRLAHYTRFELVELPEAGGKKGKATDARALEADALLARRKPQDLLVALDERGKLLDSVEFSRYVGRARDGAKDLLLVIGGDEGLDERVRQSADLVLSLSKMTLPHRLARVVLVEQLYRAFTLLKGEPYHK from the coding sequence CTGAAGGTCCGGCTCGTCTCGGTGGGCAGGGATCGCTCGGGCCTCTATGAGCCCGCGGTCCAGGAATACGCCTCGCGTCTGGCCCACTACACCCGCTTCGAGCTGGTGGAGCTGCCCGAGGCCGGTGGCAAGAAGGGCAAGGCCACGGACGCCCGCGCGCTCGAGGCCGATGCCCTGCTCGCGCGCAGGAAGCCGCAGGACTTGCTGGTGGCGCTCGACGAGCGGGGCAAGCTGCTCGACTCGGTGGAGTTCAGCCGCTACGTGGGCCGGGCCCGGGATGGCGCGAAGGATCTCCTCCTCGTCATCGGCGGGGACGAGGGGCTGGACGAACGGGTGAGGCAGTCCGCTGACCTCGTGCTCTCGCTGTCGAAGATGACGCTGCCGCACCGCCTGGCGCGTGTGGTGCTGGTGGAGCAGCTCTACCGCGCCTTCACCCTTCTCAAGGGCGAGCCGTACCACAAGTAG
- a CDS encoding alpha/beta fold hydrolase codes for MNTEPMTSGVAPPAPRADSPVNGLNGFTHRYAEVNGTRIHYVVGGKGPAIVLVHGYPYTWASWRKLMPLLADAGFTVIAPDLRGLGDSDKTETGYSKVNVAEDIRQVVKSLGFDTIHLVGTDIGTMVAYAYASRHPDEVRRLILAESLIPGFGLDELMNPATGGYWHFGFHAQVDVAEVLTAGKEVAYLLPSMKWASTSEDAEDVALKLFLPYYLAPGGMRAGFKHYETMVEDGRENRAAFRSKLKMPVLVLNGDKGIPQAQTLGCVLQVAENVEAELVPNSGHTFAEDNPAWASERLARFFAPSSRGLG; via the coding sequence ATGAACACCGAACCCATGACAAGCGGAGTGGCCCCTCCCGCTCCACGGGCAGACAGCCCGGTGAACGGACTCAATGGCTTCACACACCGCTACGCCGAGGTGAACGGCACCCGGATCCACTATGTGGTGGGCGGAAAGGGCCCGGCCATCGTGCTCGTGCATGGATACCCGTACACCTGGGCCTCGTGGCGAAAGCTGATGCCCCTGCTCGCCGATGCCGGCTTCACCGTGATCGCCCCCGACCTTCGCGGCCTCGGCGATTCCGACAAGACCGAGACGGGCTATTCGAAGGTCAACGTCGCCGAGGACATCCGGCAGGTCGTCAAGTCGCTCGGCTTCGACACCATCCACCTGGTCGGCACCGACATCGGCACGATGGTCGCCTATGCCTACGCGTCCCGCCATCCCGACGAGGTCCGCCGGCTGATATTGGCCGAGTCCCTGATCCCCGGCTTCGGACTCGATGAGCTGATGAACCCGGCGACGGGCGGCTATTGGCACTTCGGCTTCCACGCCCAGGTAGACGTCGCCGAGGTGCTGACGGCCGGGAAGGAAGTGGCCTACCTGCTGCCCTCGATGAAATGGGCGTCCACGTCGGAGGACGCGGAGGACGTGGCGCTGAAGCTCTTCCTTCCGTACTACCTCGCGCCGGGTGGCATGCGCGCCGGCTTCAAGCATTACGAGACGATGGTCGAGGATGGCAGGGAGAACCGCGCGGCCTTCCGCTCCAAGCTGAAGATGCCCGTGCTGGTGCTGAACGGTGACAAGGGCATCCCGCAGGCCCAGACACTCGGCTGCGTGCTCCAGGTCGCGGAGAACGTCGAGGCGGAGCTCGTCCCCAACAGCGGCCATACCTTCGCCGAGGACAATCCGGCCTGGGCGAGCGAGAGACTCGCCCGCTTCTTCGCCCCCTCTTCGCGGGGCCTGGGATAG
- a CDS encoding LysR family transcriptional regulator yields the protein MFDLDLTDLRAFARIADLKSVSAAARALNMPKSSVSRSLARLEAVVGTALVERSNRHVRLTDAGALLHPHALRIMNDVDEAETALGGFVGVPRGTLRVSAPLSYVHALIAPMLPAFLASYPEVRVVLDLNHRNVDMIAQEIDVAIRMGSLVDSGLVARRLPSLEMWLCASPSYLKARGTPTSVADLAGHDFMDRIDGTTEWTFDTPGRGKEHIAIYPRAVCPEPAVGLVMLMGGAGIGRLPRFMAEKAIAAGELVRVLPQAKPDTTEVNALYPSHRSLSAKVRVFIDALAAHLGGKKPR from the coding sequence ATGTTCGACCTGGACCTGACCGATCTGCGCGCCTTCGCGCGCATCGCCGACTTGAAGAGTGTCTCGGCTGCCGCGCGAGCGTTGAACATGCCGAAATCGTCTGTCAGCCGTTCGCTCGCCCGGCTGGAGGCCGTCGTGGGCACCGCGCTGGTGGAACGATCCAATCGCCATGTGCGGCTCACGGACGCGGGCGCGCTGCTGCATCCGCATGCACTGCGGATCATGAACGACGTCGACGAGGCCGAGACGGCGCTGGGGGGCTTTGTCGGCGTACCGCGCGGCACCCTGCGGGTGAGCGCGCCACTCTCGTACGTCCATGCCCTGATCGCGCCGATGCTGCCCGCGTTCCTCGCGAGCTACCCCGAGGTTCGGGTGGTGCTCGATCTCAACCATCGCAACGTCGATATGATCGCCCAGGAGATCGACGTGGCGATCCGTATGGGTTCACTCGTCGATTCCGGGCTCGTCGCACGCCGCCTGCCGTCACTGGAGATGTGGCTTTGCGCCAGTCCCTCCTATCTCAAGGCGCGGGGGACGCCCACCTCGGTCGCGGACCTCGCGGGCCACGATTTCATGGACAGGATCGACGGGACGACGGAGTGGACGTTCGATACTCCCGGTCGTGGAAAAGAGCACATCGCCATCTACCCCCGTGCGGTTTGCCCGGAACCCGCGGTCGGGTTGGTGATGCTGATGGGCGGAGCGGGCATTGGCAGGCTCCCACGCTTCATGGCCGAGAAAGCGATTGCCGCTGGCGAGCTGGTGCGGGTGCTCCCTCAGGCGAAACCGGACACGACCGAGGTCAACGCCCTGTACCCGAGCCACCGGAGCCTTTCGGCCAAGGTGCGGGTCTTCATCGACGCGCTCGCCGCCCACCTCGGAGGCAAGAAACCTCGATGA
- a CDS encoding alkene reductase, with translation MVSIPHQDRLQSPVTLGALTLRNRVIMSPMSRVRADADLAPPDFVAKYYAQRASAGLIITESTAVAPYGAGFPPLPGLFTERQLQGWRKVVDAVHDTGGLIAAQLWHTGRERKEDEARGRPPGWAMMEAITPVDLTPSEITGIVKGYVNGARASREAGFDAIEIHNGNGFLLDRFLRAGTNGRQDSYGGSLENRTRLTLEILAAVSDVFGAERVGIRFSPSATIAGSPDPRVEETFAYLLERLRPLGLAWVDVTRVTAQDMAHGSGPGISLEWIRSHYDGRLIGAGEFDRETGEEALAKGTLDAVAYGRLFLANPDLPKRFAKRAPLNEPNPQTFYAPGETGLTDYPTMEAA, from the coding sequence ATGGTCTCAATCCCTCATCAAGACAGACTCCAGTCCCCGGTCACCCTTGGCGCGCTGACCTTGCGCAACCGGGTGATCATGTCCCCCATGTCCCGCGTGCGAGCGGATGCGGACCTGGCTCCCCCGGACTTCGTCGCGAAGTACTACGCCCAGCGGGCCAGCGCGGGGCTGATCATCACGGAGTCCACTGCCGTCGCCCCCTACGGCGCTGGCTTCCCACCGCTGCCCGGTCTCTTCACCGAAAGACAGCTCCAGGGCTGGCGCAAGGTGGTGGATGCCGTGCACGACACGGGCGGCCTGATCGCCGCCCAACTCTGGCACACCGGGCGCGAACGCAAGGAAGACGAGGCCAGGGGACGGCCACCCGGCTGGGCCATGATGGAAGCGATCACACCGGTTGATCTCACGCCATCCGAAATCACCGGCATCGTGAAGGGGTACGTCAACGGGGCACGGGCCTCCCGGGAAGCGGGGTTCGACGCCATCGAGATCCACAACGGCAATGGCTTCCTCCTCGATCGCTTCCTCCGGGCCGGAACCAACGGCCGCCAGGACAGCTACGGGGGTAGTCTCGAGAACCGCACGCGCTTGACGCTGGAAATCCTCGCGGCGGTCTCGGACGTCTTCGGTGCCGAGCGCGTTGGAATCAGGTTCTCGCCCAGCGCCACCATCGCGGGCAGCCCGGATCCTCGGGTTGAGGAGACTTTCGCCTATCTTCTCGAGCGGCTCCGCCCGCTGGGCCTCGCCTGGGTCGATGTGACCCGTGTCACCGCTCAGGATATGGCCCATGGATCTGGACCGGGAATCTCGCTGGAGTGGATCCGGTCGCACTACGATGGTCGCCTGATCGGGGCGGGTGAGTTCGACCGCGAAACGGGCGAAGAGGCACTGGCCAAGGGCACCCTGGACGCGGTCGCTTATGGTCGGCTGTTCCTCGCCAATCCGGATCTGCCGAAGCGCTTCGCCAAGCGGGCCCCGCTGAACGAGCCCAACCCACAAACCTTCTACGCGCCGGGCGAAACCGGCCTGACGGATTACCCCACGATGGAGGCGGCATGA
- a CDS encoding tetratricopeptide repeat protein: protein MPLLYHPAMSDARLEQFKKMVAQFPDAPMAHFSLGKALLEARRYAEAAESLEAAVRLDPQYAAALVSLGDAYSGAGQTSRAREVLTRARDTALAQSHASLAEEIDERLAGLE from the coding sequence ATGCCTCTCCTCTATCACCCCGCCATGAGCGACGCCCGGTTGGAGCAGTTCAAGAAGATGGTGGCCCAGTTCCCCGATGCCCCCATGGCCCACTTCTCCCTGGGCAAGGCCCTGCTGGAGGCGCGGCGCTACGCCGAGGCAGCCGAGTCCCTGGAGGCCGCCGTCCGCCTGGATCCCCAGTACGCCGCCGCCCTGGTGTCCCTGGGAGATGCCTACTCGGGCGCCGGGCAGACGTCCCGCGCGCGCGAGGTGCTCACCCGCGCCCGCGACACGGCGCTCGCCCAGAGCCACGCGAGCCTCGCCGAGGAGATCGACGAGCGGCTGGCGGGGCTGGAGTAG
- the rsfS gene encoding ribosome silencing factor, with amino-acid sequence MATKKTTKKPAAKKKSATKTPAARKKTAAKKTTAKKLAVRKKPSVRKKKAPAPPAAAAPAIDENPRAHALARKIANLLSDKKAVDIVILDVRGMTSYADYVVVASGESDRQVTSMAEHVLGKLKESEGLRPVGHEGMDTGQWVLLDFGEVVAHIFYSEMRAHYDLEGIWADARREKVA; translated from the coding sequence ATGGCGACCAAGAAGACGACGAAGAAGCCGGCGGCGAAGAAGAAGAGCGCGACGAAGACGCCCGCCGCCCGCAAGAAGACGGCCGCGAAGAAGACGACGGCGAAGAAGCTGGCCGTGCGCAAGAAGCCGTCCGTGCGCAAGAAGAAGGCGCCCGCGCCGCCGGCTGCGGCGGCTCCGGCCATCGACGAGAATCCGCGCGCCCATGCGCTCGCGCGCAAGATCGCCAATCTGCTGTCGGACAAGAAGGCCGTGGACATCGTCATCCTCGACGTGCGCGGCATGACGTCCTACGCCGACTACGTCGTGGTGGCCTCGGGCGAGAGCGACCGGCAGGTGACCTCCATGGCCGAGCACGTGCTCGGCAAGCTCAAGGAGAGCGAGGGCCTGCGCCCCGTGGGCCACGAGGGCATGGACACCGGCCAGTGGGTGCTCCTGGACTTCGGCGAGGTGGTCGCCCACATCTTCTACTCGGAGATGCGCGCCCACTATGACCTCGAGGGCATCTGGGCCGACGCGCGCCGGGAGAAGGTGGCCTGA
- a CDS encoding chorismate-binding protein, protein MAHRHGQRPLCRPERLVRVEDGWAITRPIAGTRRKGTPEENARFAHELRTSEYQETLHKARSLLLALSVCPVEDAA, encoded by the coding sequence GTGGCACATCGACACGGGCAAAGGCCCCTATGCAGGCCCGAGCGTCTGGTCCGGGTGGAGGACGGCTGGGCCATCACCCGCCCGATCGCGGGCACGCGCCGCAAGGGCACGCCGGAGGAGAACGCCCGGTTCGCGCACGAGCTGCGCACCAGCGAGTACCAGGAGACGCTGCACAAGGCCCGCTCGCTGCTGCTGGCGCTGTCCGTGTGCCCGGTGGAGGACGCGGCATGA